The following proteins are encoded in a genomic region of Ornithinibacillus sp. 4-3:
- a CDS encoding post-transcriptional regulator, whose amino-acid sequence MGEQLTVNEWKKKIAPVLDSKKQEFIMLGYPKATNQEIWECLQARVWKGNPTKRLHEVIQDVFHLSTSTYISFLTISAFQEDTDLMASIAALTGERAE is encoded by the coding sequence TTGGGTGAGCAATTAACTGTAAATGAGTGGAAGAAAAAAATCGCTCCAGTATTAGATAGTAAAAAGCAAGAATTCATTATGTTAGGATATCCTAAAGCAACCAACCAAGAAATTTGGGAATGCTTACAAGCAAGGGTATGGAAGGGAAATCCAACGAAACGATTACATGAGGTTATTCAAGATGTGTTTCATTTAAGTACAAGTACATATATTAGCTTTTTAACAATCAGTGCATTTCAAGAAGACACAGATTTAATGGCATCCATCGCAGCATTAACAGGAGAAAGAGCAGAGTAA
- the hisS gene encoding histidine--tRNA ligase, with protein sequence MSLKAPRGTVDLLPEDTKKWQYVEEVIKKICTRFNFNEIRTPMFEHTEVFQRGVGDTTDIVQKEMYTFEDRGGRSITLRPEGTAGVVRAFVENKLFGIPEQPVKLYYLSELFRYERPQQGRMRQLHQFGIEALGSADPAIDAEVISLAMMVYQELGLKSIKLVINSLGDLESRKNHREALIKHFTPHMHELCEDCNNRLAQNPLRILDCKKDMNHPAMKTAPSILEYLNEESQAYFEKVKHYLDLMNIPYIVDENLVRGLDYYNHTAFEIMSEADGFGAITTLLGGGRYNGLAAELGGPDTPGVGFGMGMERLLMALKAENITLPIDQSIDSFIVAIGEEAEAEAVRIVHELRTQGISAEKDYLNRKIKAQFKAADRLHSKYVLILGEAELEKGSILVKTMDTGEQVEVAITEVVTFLQERL encoded by the coding sequence ATGAGCTTAAAAGCGCCAAGAGGTACAGTGGATTTACTACCAGAAGATACGAAAAAATGGCAGTATGTAGAAGAAGTAATTAAAAAGATTTGCACTCGATTTAATTTCAATGAAATTAGAACACCAATGTTTGAGCATACAGAAGTGTTTCAGCGTGGCGTAGGAGATACAACAGATATTGTTCAAAAGGAAATGTATACCTTTGAAGACCGCGGTGGAAGAAGCATCACATTACGTCCAGAAGGAACAGCTGGTGTAGTTCGTGCATTTGTTGAAAATAAATTATTTGGTATTCCTGAACAACCGGTTAAATTGTATTATTTATCCGAGCTATTTCGCTATGAACGCCCTCAGCAAGGAAGAATGCGTCAGCTACACCAATTTGGTATTGAAGCATTAGGAAGTGCTGATCCGGCAATTGATGCTGAAGTAATCAGCCTAGCGATGATGGTTTATCAAGAGTTAGGATTAAAATCGATTAAATTAGTTATTAATAGCTTAGGGGATTTAGAAAGTCGTAAAAATCACCGAGAAGCATTAATTAAACATTTTACACCTCATATGCATGAGTTGTGTGAGGACTGTAATAATCGTTTAGCGCAAAATCCATTAAGGATTTTAGATTGTAAAAAAGATATGAACCATCCAGCGATGAAAACCGCTCCTTCTATTTTAGAATATCTAAATGAAGAATCGCAAGCTTACTTTGAGAAGGTAAAACATTATTTAGACCTGATGAACATTCCATATATCGTAGATGAAAATTTAGTACGTGGATTAGATTATTACAATCATACTGCTTTTGAAATCATGAGTGAGGCTGACGGTTTCGGTGCGATTACCACATTACTTGGTGGTGGAAGATATAATGGATTAGCAGCTGAATTAGGTGGCCCAGATACACCAGGTGTTGGCTTTGGAATGGGAATGGAACGTTTATTGATGGCATTAAAAGCAGAAAACATCACGCTTCCAATTGATCAATCCATTGATAGCTTTATTGTGGCTATTGGGGAGGAAGCAGAAGCTGAGGCAGTACGAATTGTCCATGAATTGCGCACACAGGGTATTTCTGCAGAGAAAGATTATTTAAATAGAAAAATAAAAGCTCAATTTAAAGCAGCAGATAGACTACATAGTAAATATGTATTGATTTTAGGAGAAGCAGAATTAGAAAAAGGCAGTATCTTAGTAAAAACAATGGATACTGGAGAACAGGTTGAAGTAGCTATTACAGAAGTGGTAACATTTTTACAGGAAAGATTATAG
- the dtd gene encoding D-aminoacyl-tRNA deacylase: MKAVLQRAKHASVTVDNSVVGQIDNGLVILLGVTHDDTIDDINFLVKKIINLRIFEDEEGKMNLSLKDVGGEILSISQFTLYGDTSKGRRPNFLQAAKPDQAKALYEQFNQILSDNGISVETGVFGAMMDVQLTNHGPVTFILDSKE; encoded by the coding sequence ATGAAAGCAGTACTTCAACGAGCAAAGCATGCAAGTGTTACTGTGGACAATTCCGTTGTTGGGCAAATTGACAACGGATTAGTCATTTTATTAGGAGTAACACATGATGATACAATAGATGATATAAATTTTTTAGTAAAAAAAATAATAAATTTACGTATATTTGAAGATGAAGAAGGAAAGATGAATTTATCCTTAAAAGATGTTGGCGGGGAGATTCTTTCTATTTCTCAATTCACTTTATATGGTGATACAAGTAAAGGAAGAAGACCTAACTTCTTACAAGCGGCTAAGCCTGATCAGGCAAAAGCATTATACGAGCAATTTAATCAGATACTCTCAGACAATGGAATCTCTGTAGAAACAGGTGTTTTTGGAGCGATGATGGATGTACAATTAACAAATCATGGACCAGTGACATTTATCTTAGATAGTAAGGAATAA
- the recJ gene encoding single-stranded-DNA-specific exonuclease RecJ — MLTSKAKWNFHQVEGNTWVGDSEFSPIIQKLFMQRGIYTDQEAKSFLEIDLNNLHQPEGLSMIEKAVQRVHQAIENKEQILVFGDYDADGVTSTALLMKALQELGADCDFYIPNRFTEGYGPNKEAFQLAYNRGISLILTVDTGIAAIEEALFAKELGLDLIITDHHELQEELPEAYAIINPKCSPDYPFHELAGVGVTFKFAQALLGYFPEHLLEFVAIGTIADLVPLVDENRILAYYGLRKLSETKNAGIKALLKLCQINGVVTEEDVGFQLGPRINAVGRLQDAELAVELFLSEDNEDAEHLASEVHALNEERKKIVVQIVKEAEEIVAEKQLPNVIVVAKEGWNEGVLGIVASRLVQKYQRPAIVLAINPEKMVAKGSARSIPAFNMFKNCMEIKDLFEQFGGHSQAAGMTIPYENIEEVQALLSEAAEQQLTPEDFKPVLEINQKLEINKLDLSLIEEINQLAPFGIGNPKPLFVVDAIPNDVRQLGANQNHLKLKFTEDGTTMEAIGFQKGALFSYITKETSIEIAGELSVNEWNGNRKVQMIMTDLQIKDWQLFDHRGKKEIDITSYLIEEASHLVVCDESRSTDAFQQRNVTVINYDTDMSELTQHEHVYFLDLPLELKHVEQIIQQIQPQNIHVCYYVEDSVYLKPFPTRDTFIKYYSLVKKQQSLNVKQQLKPLMSTYGWSKDLIIFMSEVFIDLKFLTANDGVLYAVPNPDKKDLQDSTVLQERKTKIEIEKILYYSTYEMLKQWFGRLLVDTTKDGEETNNGLQTTY; from the coding sequence ATGTTAACGAGTAAAGCAAAGTGGAATTTCCATCAAGTAGAAGGAAATACCTGGGTCGGTGATTCAGAATTTTCACCTATCATACAAAAGCTATTTATGCAGCGTGGTATATATACAGATCAGGAAGCTAAAAGCTTTCTTGAGATCGATTTAAATAACTTACATCAACCAGAAGGGCTTTCTATGATAGAGAAAGCTGTACAACGAGTACATCAGGCGATAGAAAACAAGGAACAAATTTTGGTTTTTGGAGATTATGATGCAGATGGAGTTACTTCAACAGCATTATTAATGAAAGCATTGCAGGAGCTTGGAGCTGATTGTGATTTTTATATTCCAAACCGTTTCACAGAGGGATATGGTCCAAATAAAGAAGCTTTTCAATTAGCATATAATCGTGGTATTTCATTAATTCTTACGGTAGATACAGGGATTGCTGCTATCGAAGAAGCTTTATTTGCGAAGGAATTAGGGCTTGATTTAATTATTACAGATCACCATGAGCTACAAGAGGAGTTACCTGAAGCATATGCAATTATTAATCCAAAATGTTCACCTGATTATCCTTTTCATGAGTTAGCAGGTGTTGGAGTTACGTTTAAATTTGCTCAAGCATTATTAGGATATTTTCCAGAGCATTTATTAGAATTTGTGGCAATTGGTACTATTGCAGACCTTGTACCATTGGTAGATGAGAATCGAATTCTTGCTTACTATGGATTACGTAAATTATCAGAAACTAAGAATGCAGGAATCAAGGCATTATTAAAATTATGCCAAATTAATGGAGTTGTTACAGAAGAAGATGTAGGATTTCAATTAGGACCAAGAATTAATGCAGTAGGTCGCTTGCAGGATGCAGAATTGGCGGTTGAATTATTTCTTTCAGAGGACAATGAAGATGCAGAGCATTTAGCATCTGAAGTACATGCTTTAAATGAAGAACGTAAAAAAATAGTAGTTCAAATTGTAAAAGAAGCGGAAGAAATCGTTGCCGAAAAGCAGCTTCCAAATGTTATTGTTGTAGCAAAAGAAGGATGGAATGAAGGAGTTCTTGGAATCGTTGCATCCCGTCTTGTTCAAAAATACCAACGACCAGCAATTGTACTAGCAATCAATCCAGAAAAAATGGTTGCAAAGGGATCTGCACGTAGTATTCCTGCCTTTAATATGTTTAAGAACTGTATGGAAATAAAAGATTTATTTGAACAATTTGGTGGACATTCTCAGGCTGCAGGAATGACAATTCCTTATGAAAATATTGAAGAAGTACAAGCTTTATTAAGTGAAGCAGCTGAGCAACAATTAACACCAGAGGATTTCAAGCCAGTTTTAGAAATTAATCAGAAACTGGAAATAAATAAATTAGACCTTTCTTTAATTGAAGAAATAAATCAACTTGCCCCATTTGGGATAGGTAATCCTAAACCATTATTTGTTGTAGATGCTATTCCAAATGATGTGCGTCAATTAGGAGCAAATCAAAATCACTTGAAATTAAAATTCACAGAAGATGGTACAACGATGGAAGCAATAGGATTTCAAAAAGGGGCATTATTTTCGTATATTACGAAGGAAACGTCCATAGAGATAGCAGGGGAATTAAGTGTTAACGAATGGAATGGAAATCGAAAAGTACAAATGATAATGACTGATTTACAAATAAAGGATTGGCAATTATTTGATCATCGTGGTAAAAAAGAAATCGACATCACGTCATATTTAATAGAAGAGGCTTCTCATTTAGTGGTTTGTGATGAATCCCGATCTACAGATGCATTTCAACAAAGAAATGTCACAGTAATTAATTATGATACAGATATGAGTGAGCTAACTCAGCATGAGCATGTTTACTTTTTAGATTTACCACTAGAGTTGAAGCATGTTGAACAAATTATCCAGCAGATACAGCCGCAAAATATTCATGTATGCTATTATGTGGAAGATAGTGTCTATTTAAAGCCATTTCCAACACGAGATACTTTTATTAAGTATTATAGTCTAGTAAAAAAGCAACAATCCTTAAATGTGAAACAACAATTAAAGCCATTGATGAGTACTTATGGATGGTCAAAAGACTTAATTATTTTCATGTCAGAAGTATTTATTGATTTAAAATTCTTAACGGCAAATGATGGTGTACTCTACGCTGTCCCCAATCCAGATAAAAAAGATTTACAGGATTCGACAGTATTACAAGAACGAAAAACAAAAATAGAAATTGAAAAGATCTTATATTATTCTACATATGAAATGTTAAAACAATGGTTTGGTCGATTATTAGTAGATACAACTAAAGATGGAGAGGAAACGAACAATGGATTACAAACAACATATTAA
- the secDF gene encoding protein translocase subunit SecDF, with the protein MVKRGKLVAFFLIVLIFAGTIGTTVTDIGKKINLGLDLQGGFEILYEVEPVDESQETDRKLLEATVQTLNDRVNRLGISEAVIDIEGEDRVRVQLAGVEDHEQARDMLATSARLSFRDVNDRELLDGNDVREGSASQDFHPDTNAPIVTLKLKDANKFGEATEEIAAMQAQGENLLVIWMDFQEGDSFEAEAAKEDPKFISSPAVSEKLQTTDVMITGSFTVEEAKYLADIINAGSLPVHMNELFSTSVGAQFGEQALNKTMYAGYLAVGLIFLFMIIVYRLPGFVASVNLGIYIFLILLVFQLMNGVLTLPGIAALILGIAMAVDANIITFERIKEELRIGKSVKAAFKAGSKNSLRTIIDANITTILAAVVLFIFGTSSIKGFATMLIISILVSFLTAVYGTRILLGLWINSKFLNKRLGWFGIKKDQIQDIEEAHELVPTFFNKNIDVVTHRKKIIFATLIVTIAGAIILGIFKINPGVDFTSGSRIEILADGPITTEEVEQDLEELGLTAKSIVISGDNSDLAVTRYDTVLDNDKITEVNQYYIEKYGSEPGVSVVSPIVGEELVKNAIYALAIAGIGMIIYVSFRFEFFFGLTAILTLFHDVFFMLVAFSILQLEFDVTIIAAILTIVGYAINNTIVVFDRIRENITKEGKRITSFEKLSNIVNKSVVQSLTRSINTTFTTLVAVLCFLFLGAESISGFAIALVVGLIAGIYSSLFLAPQLWLSWRGRNLKDNPVDFTKKKRVEGPQV; encoded by the coding sequence ATGGTTAAAAGAGGTAAACTTGTTGCCTTTTTTCTAATCGTTTTAATATTTGCAGGAACGATCGGAACAACGGTTACAGATATCGGTAAAAAAATTAATTTAGGGTTGGATTTACAAGGTGGCTTTGAAATCTTATATGAAGTCGAACCAGTCGATGAATCACAAGAGACGGATCGGAAATTATTAGAAGCTACGGTACAAACATTAAATGACAGAGTAAATCGATTAGGAATTAGTGAAGCAGTAATTGATATAGAAGGAGAAGACCGTGTTCGTGTCCAGCTAGCAGGTGTTGAAGATCATGAACAAGCACGTGATATGCTAGCTACTTCAGCAAGACTTTCTTTTCGTGATGTGAATGACCGAGAGCTACTTGATGGAAATGATGTCAGAGAAGGTAGCGCAAGTCAGGACTTTCATCCAGATACAAATGCACCAATAGTTACACTAAAATTAAAAGATGCGAATAAATTTGGAGAGGCAACAGAAGAAATTGCTGCGATGCAAGCACAAGGGGAAAATTTACTCGTTATTTGGATGGACTTTCAGGAAGGAGATTCTTTTGAGGCCGAAGCTGCAAAGGAAGATCCTAAATTTATCTCTTCACCAGCAGTATCAGAGAAATTACAAACAACAGATGTTATGATTACTGGAAGTTTCACGGTGGAAGAGGCGAAGTATTTAGCAGATATTATCAATGCTGGCTCTTTACCAGTTCATATGAATGAACTATTTTCAACTTCTGTTGGAGCACAATTTGGGGAACAAGCATTAAATAAAACGATGTATGCTGGATATCTAGCAGTTGGGTTAATTTTCTTATTTATGATTATTGTATATCGTTTACCAGGATTTGTAGCATCTGTTAACTTAGGGATCTATATTTTCTTGATCCTATTGGTCTTCCAATTAATGAATGGAGTATTGACATTACCAGGTATTGCCGCGCTCATTCTAGGGATTGCAATGGCCGTTGATGCGAATATCATTACCTTTGAGCGAATAAAAGAAGAATTAAGGATTGGAAAATCTGTCAAAGCTGCTTTCAAGGCAGGTTCGAAAAACTCACTTCGAACAATTATTGATGCGAATATAACAACTATTTTAGCAGCTGTCGTATTGTTTATATTTGGAACAAGCTCTATTAAGGGATTTGCAACAATGTTGATTATAAGTATCCTTGTTAGCTTTTTGACAGCTGTTTATGGAACACGTATCTTACTTGGTCTTTGGATAAATAGTAAGTTCCTTAATAAGCGTCTAGGCTGGTTTGGTATTAAAAAAGATCAAATCCAAGATATTGAAGAAGCACATGAGCTCGTACCAACATTTTTTAATAAAAATATTGATGTTGTAACACATCGTAAAAAAATTATCTTTGCAACCTTAATTGTTACTATTGCAGGGGCAATTATACTAGGAATATTTAAAATAAATCCAGGTGTAGACTTTACTAGTGGATCGAGAATTGAAATTCTAGCTGATGGTCCAATTACAACAGAAGAAGTTGAACAGGATTTGGAAGAATTAGGCTTGACAGCGAAGTCGATCGTTATTTCAGGTGATAATAGTGATCTTGCTGTAACACGGTATGATACTGTACTAGATAATGATAAGATTACAGAGGTTAATCAATACTATATAGAAAAGTATGGATCAGAACCAGGAGTTAGTGTCGTATCACCAATAGTAGGAGAAGAATTAGTGAAAAATGCAATTTATGCATTGGCCATTGCTGGAATTGGAATGATTATCTATGTTTCATTCCGTTTCGAATTTTTCTTCGGTTTAACAGCTATTTTGACGCTATTTCATGATGTGTTTTTCATGTTAGTTGCCTTCAGTATACTGCAGCTTGAATTTGATGTTACGATTATCGCTGCCATACTGACCATTGTCGGTTATGCAATTAATAATACGATTGTTGTATTTGACCGTATTCGTGAAAACATTACGAAAGAAGGAAAGAGAATTACATCCTTTGAAAAGCTTTCAAATATTGTAAATAAGAGTGTTGTACAATCATTAACTCGTAGTATTAATACGACATTCACTACATTAGTAGCTGTATTATGTTTCTTATTCTTAGGTGCAGAATCAATCTCTGGCTTTGCAATTGCCTTAGTTGTAGGATTAATTGCTGGTATTTACTCTTCTTTATTCCTTGCACCACAGTTATGGCTATCATGGCGTGGAAGAAATTTAAAAGACAATCCAGTAGATTTCACGAAGAAGAAGCGAGTAGAAGGACCACAAGTTTAA
- a CDS encoding adenine phosphoribosyltransferase — protein sequence MDYKQHIKLVYDWPVEGVIFKDITPLMNHGEAFKAAVDEVASYAAEKEVDVIVGPEARGFIIGCPVAYKLGTGFVPVRKAGKLPREVIQVDYGLEYGKNVLTIHKDAIQPGQRVLITDDLLATGGTIEATIKLVEKLGGIVVGCAFLIELTYLNGIEKLQKYDVMSLMRY from the coding sequence ATGGATTACAAACAACATATTAAACTTGTCTATGATTGGCCTGTAGAAGGAGTTATTTTTAAAGATATTACTCCATTAATGAATCATGGTGAAGCTTTTAAAGCAGCTGTTGATGAGGTTGCTTCTTATGCAGCAGAGAAAGAAGTAGATGTAATTGTTGGGCCAGAAGCAAGGGGCTTTATTATTGGCTGCCCTGTCGCTTATAAGTTAGGAACAGGATTTGTTCCTGTAAGAAAAGCAGGCAAGCTTCCCCGTGAGGTCATTCAAGTAGATTATGGCTTAGAGTATGGAAAGAATGTTTTAACAATTCATAAGGACGCTATCCAACCTGGTCAACGTGTTTTAATTACAGATGATTTATTAGCAACAGGTGGAACAATTGAAGCTACAATTAAACTAGTAGAAAAATTAGGTGGTATCGTAGTTGGCTGTGCTTTCTTAATTGAATTAACATATTTAAATGGAATAGAAAAATTACAGAAATATGATGTGATGTCATTAATGCGTTATTAA
- a CDS encoding bifunctional (p)ppGpp synthetase/guanosine-3',5'-bis(diphosphate) 3'-pyrophosphohydrolase, which translates to MAKDAILTIEDILEMASKYLNEEDVAFIRKSYEFAAEAHKDQFRKSGEAYIVHPVQVAGILTELEMDPETIASGLLHDVVEDTDISLDEIEETFNHEVAMLVDGVTKLGKIKYKSREAQQAENHRKMFVAMAKDIRVILIKLADRLHNMRTLKFLSPEKRRRISNETLEIFAPLAHRLGISAIKWELEDTALRYLNPQQYYRIVELMKQKREQREADIANVIDEVKKQVEAVSIEAEISGRPKHLYSIYRKMILQDKQFNEIYDLLAVRIIVNSIKDCYAVLGIIHTCWKPMPGRFKDYIAMPKPNLYQSLHTTVIGPNGDPLEVQIRTKEMHDIAEFGIAAHWAYKEGKQVNKTDKSFAEKLSWFREILEWQNETNDAEEFMESLKVDLFSDMVYVFTPKGDVIELPYGSVPIDFAYRIHTEIGNQTIGAKINGKMEPLDYKLENGDIIEVMTSKHSYGPSQDWLKITQTSQAKNKIKQFFKKQRREENVTKGKELVEKEIRALELEPKDVLIEENLKPVLEKFNFTNEEDMYAAVGYQGITAASIATRLTEKIRRTKLKEEQLQATLEKINAESKEIGRKTNKMDAGVEVKGIDNVLIRLSKCCNPVPGDKIVGYITKGRGVSVHRADCPNVQGKDGEERFLEVDWKAEQLISKQFRLDLEITGDDRPGLLNEVIQAISETKTNITQVNGRSDQNKMGILQITILISNISHLQRIIDRIKQVKDVYTVTRILH; encoded by the coding sequence ATGGCAAAAGATGCTATTTTAACAATTGAAGACATACTAGAAATGGCTAGTAAATATTTAAATGAAGAAGATGTAGCTTTTATTCGTAAATCTTATGAATTTGCGGCGGAAGCACATAAAGACCAATTTAGAAAATCTGGTGAAGCATATATTGTCCATCCTGTTCAAGTTGCAGGTATTCTGACAGAGCTTGAAATGGATCCAGAAACAATTGCTAGTGGTCTTCTTCATGATGTGGTTGAGGACACTGATATTTCATTGGACGAAATTGAGGAAACCTTTAATCACGAGGTTGCAATGCTTGTGGATGGAGTAACCAAGCTAGGGAAAATTAAATATAAATCACGCGAAGCACAGCAAGCTGAAAATCATCGAAAAATGTTTGTTGCCATGGCTAAAGATATTCGTGTTATTTTAATTAAACTTGCAGATAGATTGCATAATATGCGCACACTAAAATTTTTATCTCCTGAGAAGCGCCGCAGAATCTCTAATGAAACATTAGAAATTTTTGCTCCATTGGCCCATCGACTGGGGATATCCGCAATTAAGTGGGAACTAGAAGATACTGCTTTACGTTATTTAAATCCACAGCAATATTATCGTATTGTTGAATTGATGAAGCAGAAGCGTGAACAACGTGAAGCAGATATTGCTAATGTAATAGATGAGGTCAAAAAGCAGGTAGAAGCTGTAAGTATTGAGGCGGAGATTTCTGGACGGCCGAAACATTTATATAGTATTTATCGAAAAATGATTTTACAAGATAAACAATTTAATGAGATATATGATTTATTAGCTGTACGTATTATCGTTAACAGTATTAAGGATTGTTATGCGGTACTTGGTATTATTCATACCTGCTGGAAGCCGATGCCAGGTAGATTTAAAGACTATATTGCTATGCCGAAGCCAAACCTCTATCAATCTTTGCATACGACAGTAATTGGGCCAAATGGTGATCCTCTAGAAGTGCAAATTCGTACAAAAGAGATGCATGATATTGCAGAATTCGGGATTGCTGCACATTGGGCATACAAAGAAGGAAAACAAGTTAATAAAACAGATAAATCATTTGCTGAGAAGCTTTCTTGGTTTAGAGAAATTTTAGAATGGCAGAATGAAACAAATGATGCTGAAGAGTTTATGGAATCATTAAAAGTAGATCTATTCTCAGACATGGTTTATGTATTTACTCCAAAAGGTGATGTGATTGAGCTTCCGTACGGATCAGTACCTATTGATTTTGCATATCGCATTCATACAGAAATAGGGAATCAAACCATTGGTGCAAAAATAAATGGAAAAATGGAGCCGCTTGATTATAAATTAGAGAATGGCGATATCATTGAAGTAATGACCTCTAAGCATTCCTATGGACCCTCTCAAGATTGGTTGAAAATAACGCAAACATCTCAAGCGAAAAATAAAATCAAACAGTTTTTCAAGAAGCAGCGTAGAGAAGAAAATGTTACAAAAGGAAAAGAATTAGTTGAGAAAGAAATTCGTGCGTTAGAATTAGAACCTAAAGATGTGTTGATAGAAGAGAATCTGAAGCCAGTATTGGAAAAATTTAATTTTACAAATGAAGAGGATATGTATGCAGCAGTAGGTTATCAAGGAATTACTGCAGCATCTATTGCAACAAGGTTAACCGAGAAAATACGTCGTACGAAGTTAAAAGAAGAGCAGCTTCAAGCAACATTAGAAAAAATCAATGCAGAATCTAAAGAAATTGGACGAAAAACGAATAAGATGGACGCAGGAGTTGAGGTAAAAGGAATTGATAATGTATTAATTCGTTTATCTAAATGCTGTAATCCTGTTCCAGGTGATAAAATTGTAGGATATATCACAAAGGGTAGAGGTGTTTCTGTTCACCGTGCTGATTGTCCGAATGTACAAGGAAAAGATGGGGAAGAACGTTTTCTTGAGGTGGATTGGAAGGCGGAGCAGTTAATTAGTAAGCAATTCCGTTTAGATTTAGAAATTACAGGTGATGATCGTCCAGGTTTATTAAACGAGGTTATCCAAGCTATTTCAGAAACGAAGACAAACATCACTCAAGTAAACGGTCGCTCTGATCAAAATAAAATGGGGATTTTGCAAATTACGATTCTCATTTCAAACATCAGTCATCTTCAAAGAATCATTGATCGGATTAAACAAGTCAAGGATGTATATACTGTAACACGTATCCTACATTAA